One genomic segment of Mytilus galloprovincialis chromosome 5, xbMytGall1.hap1.1, whole genome shotgun sequence includes these proteins:
- the LOC143075146 gene encoding cytochrome P450 4A4-like: protein MSAVLISVVIGVIGLVLFYITQKIITFLKWHRRMKKILSHFPGPKPHWFFGNALQIGTFHDFVTRMHKKYVENLHTKGYSFWVFTVQPVVFLTHPDTIKVIMKSNAPKAKGNIGYSFMIPWIGDSLLVTHGSKWERNRRLLTPAFHFSVLNGYFKIYNDVADTLLEKFSNGSKSGQYIEVYQASALAVLDSLMQCSLSYKGNIQSVGESHPYVKAVKRLVELVMARNLNLLFYPEWLYRLAPSGKEFFNLCDYVHQFAEDIIEKRKTKLINKVSNNKKRQMDFLDILLTAKDENGQGLTDQEIRSEVDTFMFAGHETTASVLSWSIYALGKYKLIQDKVYREVKRVIGDKQHIDGDDISEMKYLSCFVKEVMRQYTPVPLIARTLEKPTEVNGVELPEGILTILGIHSGHHHPDVWEDPWEFKPERFEGSKQRDMDPYSFTPFSAGPRNCIGQSFAQSEEKVLIARIINRFEISLDPDHKVEPFIEFVMRAKNGIMVSFNERS from the exons ATGAGTGCAGTGTTGATATCAGTTGTGATTGGAGTTATTGGACTTGTTTTATTCTACATCACACAAAAGATCATCACATTCCTAAAATGGCACAGAAGGATGAAGAAAATATTGTCTCACTTCCCTGGACCAAAGCCTCATTGGTTCTTTGGTAATGCTTTGCAG ATTGGAACTTTCCATGATTTTGTGACCAGAATGCATAAAAAATATGTAGAAAACCTGCACACCAAAGGTTATAGTTTCTGGGTGTTTACAGTCCAGCCTGTAGTGTTTCTGACTCATCCAGATACCATTAAAGTCATCATGAAATCTAATGCACCTAAAGCTAAGGGTAACATAGGATACAGCTTCATGATTCCTTGGATTG gTGATAGCTTACTTGTAACACATGGATCTAAATGGGAGAGAAACAGAAGATTACTGACCCCAGCATTCCACTTCAGTGTATTGAATGGTTActtcaaaatatataatgatgTGGCAGATACTTTACTG GAGAAATTTTCCAATGGTAGTAAAAGTGGACAGTATATAGAAGTATATCAAGCCTCAGCTTTGGCTGTCTTAGATTCTCTAATGCAGTGTTCATTGTCGTACAAAGGAAATATACAGTCAGTTGG AGAAAGTCATCCATATGTTAAAGCTGTGAAGAGACTTGTTGAACTAGTGATGGCTAGAAATCT GAATTTGTTGTTTTATCCTGAATGGCTGTATAGATTGGCACCAAGTGGTAAAGAATTTTTTAATCTGTGTGATTATGTTCATCAGTTTGCTGAAGATATTATTGAGAAGAGAAAGACAAAATTG ATAAACAAAGTCAGTAACAACAAGAAAAGACAAATGGATTTTCTGGACATTTTATTGACAGCCAAAGATGAAAACGGTCAAGGGTTGACAGACCAGGAAATCAGAAGTGAAGTTGACACATTTATGTTTGCTG GTCATGAAACTACAGCCAGTGTCTTGAGTTGGAGTATATATGCTCTTGGTAAATATAAGCTTATACAGGACAAGGTTTATAGAGAGGTCAAAAGAGTCATTGGGGACAAACAGCATATAGATGG TGATGATATATCAGAGATGAAGTACCTGTCCTGTTTCGTTAAGGAAGTGATGAGACAATATACTCCAGTTCCTCTTATAGCCAGAACACTGGAGAAACCCACTGAAGTCAATGGTGTAGAACTTCCAGAGGGAATACTCACAATTCTAGGAATACACAGTGGTCATCATCACCCAGATGTGTGGGAAGATCCATGG GAATTTAAACCTGAGAGATTTGAAGGCAGTAAACAACGTGACATGGATCCTTACAGTTTTACTCCATTCTCTGCTGGACCAAG AAACTGTATAGGCCAGTCATTTGCACAAAGTGAAGAGAAAGTTCTAATAGCCAGAATAATTAACAg atttgaaATTTCTTTGGATCCTGATCATAAAGTAGAGCCTTTCATTGAATTTGTAATGAGAGCTAAAAATGGAATAATGGTCAGTTTTAACGAAAGGAGTTGA
- the LOC143075145 gene encoding vacuolar protein sorting-associated protein 29 — translation MLVLVLGDLHIPHRCNSLPNRFKKLLVPGKIQHILCTGNLCTKESFDYLKTLASDVHVVRGDFDENLNYPEQKVVTVGQFRIGLCHGHQVVPWGDTESLAMVQRQLDVDILISGHTHKFEAFEHENKFYINPGSATGAYNALDSNVISSFVILDIQQSTVVAYVYKLISDDVKVERIEYKKN, via the exons ATG TTGGTGTTAGTATTAGGAGATTTACACATTCCACACAGGTGTAATAGTTTACCCAACAGATTTAAGAAACTCTTGGTTCCTGGGAAAATACAACATATATTGTGCACAGGGAATCTATGTACAAAGGAATCATTTGACTACCTGAAAACATTGGCCAGTGATGTCCATGTGGTCAGGGGAGACTTTGATGAG AACCTGAATTATCCAGAGCAGAAAGTTGTTACAGTAGGACAGTTTAGAATTGGTTTATGTCATGGCCACCAGGTTGTACCGTGGGGTGACACAGAAAGTTTAGCAATGGTTCAGCGACAATTAGATGTCGACATACTCATTTCTGGACATACACACAAGTTTGAGGCATTTGAACATGAAAATAAATTCTACATTAACCCAGGTTCAGCCACTGGAGCATATAATGCTTTGGACAG caATGTGATTTCATCTTTTGTGATACTAGACATTCAGCAGTCGACAGTTGTAGCTTATGTATATAAACTAATAAGTGATGATGTGAAAGTAGAAAGAATAGAATACAAGAAAAATTAG